In Gossypium raimondii isolate GPD5lz chromosome 12, ASM2569854v1, whole genome shotgun sequence, a single window of DNA contains:
- the LOC105765466 gene encoding abscisic acid receptor PYL8, with translation MNGHSNGFSSAAAVAAAEHIRRHHLHEIGENQCSSTLIKHMKAPVPLVWSLVRRFDQPQKYKPFVSRCIAQGNLEIGSLREVYVKSGLPATTSTERLELLDDNEHILSIRIVCGDHRLKNYSSIISLHPEIINGRPGTLVIESFVVDVPEGNTQDETCYFVEALIKCNLKSLADISEGLAIQDRTEPIDL, from the exons atgaATGGGCATAGCAACGGATTCAGTAGTGCGGCGGCGGTTGCGGCGGCTGAGCATATAAGGAGACATCATCTGCATGAGATAGGAGAGAATCAGTGTAGTTCAACTCTCATTAAACACATGAAAGCTCCTGTTCCTCTC GTTTGGTCTTTGGTGAGGAGATTCGACCAACCTCAGAAGTATAAACCCTTTGTCAGCAGGTGTATTGCACAGGGAAACCTCGAGATTGGAAGTCTTAGAGAAGTTTATGTCAAGTCGGGACTTCCGGCTACTACAAGTACTGAAAGATTGGAACTCCTTGATGATAATGAGCATATCCTCAGCATCAGGATTGTTTGTGGTGATCACAGACTTAAG AACTACTCTTCAATCATTTCACTCCATCCGGAGATCATCAACGGAAGACCGGGGACATTAGTGATCGAATCCTTTGTGGTGGATGTCCCTGAAGGGAACACACAAGACGAGACATGCTACTTTGTTGAAGCTTTGATCAAGTGCAATCTCAAATCACTCGCGGACATCTCGGAGGGGCTAGCCATCCAAGACCGGACTGAACCCATTGATCTATGA
- the LOC105765464 gene encoding polypyrimidine tract-binding protein homolog 2 gives MASLSSQPQFRYTQPPSKVLHLRNLPWECTEEELIELGKPFGKVVNTKCNVGANRNQAFIEFADLNQAIAMISYYASSSEPAQVRGKTVYLQYSNRQEIVNNKTTADIAGNVLLVTIEGQDARLVSIDVLHLVFSAFGFVHKITTFEKTAGFQALVQFSDAETATSAKNALDGRIIPRYLLSENISPCTLRITYSAHTDLSVKFQSHRSRDYTNPYLPVAPSAIDGSNQFNLGLDGKKLEPESNVLLASIENMQYAVTLDVLHMVFSAFGPVQKIAMFDKNGALQALIQYPDVQTAIVAKEALEGHCIYDGGFCKLHLSYSRHTDLSIKVNNDRSRDYTIPNPAMVNPQPSVLGQQPVQTMGHQYNGTQYAPGVQQQPTMPPQPSAGWGSSAVPPMPQPMMNNHNPYIPPASMPQISPGMMQMPGQGGIPPFRPTHICPDSY, from the exons ATGGCATCGCTATCAAGTCAGCCGCAGTTCCGCTACACTCAACCACCGTCGAAGGTGCTGCATTTAAGAAACTTGCCATGGGAGTGTACGGAGGAAGAGCTGATTGAGCTGGGGAAGCCATTTGGTAAGGTCGTTAATACCAAATGCAATGTTGGCGCCAATCGAAATCAAGCTTTCATCGAATTT GCTGATTTGAATCAGGCTATTGCTATGATATCATATTATGCTTCATCTTCGGAGCCTGCTCAAGTTAGGGGCAAAACGGTCTACCTACAATATTCTAACAGGCAAGAGATTGTAAACAACAAAACCACGGCGGATATTGCCGGAAATGTTCTTTTGGTAACAATAGAAGGTCAAGATGCGCGGCTTGTTTCCATTGATGTTTTGCATCTG GTGTTTTCAGCTTTTGGATTTGTGCATAAGATTACTACCTTTGAGAAGACAGCTGGATTTCAG GCATTGGTGCAGTTTTCAGATGCAGAAACAGCCACATCTGCAAAAAATGCCTTGGATGGACGAATCATCCCTAG GTATCTGCTTTCTGAAAATATATCTCCTTGTACGCTTAGGATCACATATTCTGCTCATACAGATCTGAGTGTGAAATTTCAGAGCCACAGGAGCAG ggACTATACCAATCCCTATCTTCCTGTTGCTCCTTCTGCTATAGATGGAAGTAACCAG TTCAATTTGGGTCTTGATGGGAAAAAGCTAGAACCTGAAAGTAATGTTTTACTTGCATCTATTGAGAACATGCAATATGCTGTTACCTTGGATGTGCTGCACATG GTCTTCTCTGCTTTTGGCCCTGTTCAAAAGATTGCCATGTTTGATAAGAATGGTGCCCTGCAGGCTCTAATTCAGTACCCTG ATGTTCAGACAGCTATTGTTGCCAAGGAGGCCTTAGAAGGGCACTGCATATACGATGGAGGGTTTTGTAAACTTCATCTCTCGTATTCACGTCACACTGATCTTAGTATAAAG GTCAATAACGATAGGAGCAGGGATTATACAATCCCTAATCCTGCCATGGTGAACCCACAGCCTTCAGTTCTGGGGCAACAACCAGTTCAAACAATGGGTCATCAATACAATGGGACACAATACGCTCCAGGTGTACAACAACAACCTACAATGCCTCCACAACCTTCAGCTGGATGGGGGTCATCGGCTGTTCCACCGATGCCCCAACCTATGATGAATAATCATAATCCTTACATACCACCAGCCTCAATGCCGCAAATATCTCCGGGAATGATGCAAATGCCTGGCCAGGGTGGCATACCTCCTTTCAGACCCACTCATAT ATGTCCAGACAGCTATTGA
- the LOC105765468 gene encoding bidirectional sugar transporter SWEET3: MGDRLRLAVGIMGNASSLLLYAAPILTFTRVIRKRSTEEFSCIPYIVALSNCLLYTWYGLPVVSYKWENFPVITINGLGIILELSFIFIYLWFAPTRGKIKAGTTTTMVMVIFTVTAIISAFVFHDHHHRKVFVGTIGLVASVAMYAAPLVVVKQVIMTKSVEFMPFYLSFFSFLASVLWLAYGLLSHDLLLASPNLVGLPLGILQLGLYCKYRKRGIIEEEPSKWDLEHNNLQEKPKHIQLSMNEDINGKI, from the exons ATGGGTGATAGGCTACGCCTAGCAGTTGGTATCATGG GCAATGCTTCTTCTTTGTTGCTTTATGCTGCACCAAT CTTGACTTTTACAAGGGTAATAAGGAAAAGAAGCACTGAAGAATTCTCATGCATCCCATACATCGTTGCACTATCGAATTGTCTCCTTTACACATGGTATGGATTGCCTGTTGTGAGCTACAAGTGGGAAAATTTCCCTGTCATCACCATTAATGGTTTAGGGATCATCTTAGAGTTATCTTTCATCTTCATCTATCTTTGGTTTGCTCCAACAAGAGGAAAG ATTAAAGCTGGTACCACAACGACGATGGTTATGGTAATATTTACCGTAACCGCAATTATATCGGCTTTTGTATTTCATGATCATCATCATCGGAAAGTTTTTGTTGGGACTATTGGGCTGGTGGCTTCAGTGGCAATGTATGCTGCTCCACTTGTCGTCGTG AAACAAGTGATAATGACAAAGAGTGTGGAATTTATGCcgttttatttatcttttttctcGTTCTTGGCTAGTGTTCTTTGGTTGGCTTATGGACTACTGAGTCACGATCTCCTTCTAGCG TCACCAAATCTGGTTGGCCTCCCCTTGGGCATATTGCAACTTGGACTTTACTGCAAATATAGGAAAAGAGGAATTATAGAAGAAGAACCAAGCAAATGGGATTTAGAGCATAATAATCTCCAGGAGAAACCCAAACATATTCAGCTCTCAATGAACGAAGATATCAATGGAAAGATCTGA